The genomic window GCCCACACCAGCtaaaaaggtgtcacatcagctaaaaagtgTGACAAAAAAAGTGCTAAAATTGAGTTGGGGGAGGAGGGAGGGGCAATAGGTCCCCtgtgaagttgaagtgtgtcgtagcaaatttagttatagttcggaggtactagatgctttactcttaaTTTAtggacaaacaacataaatcccaacaacttggagtttaattacagaaaaatttgacattttacataattaatgataatttcgattttgggtctgtcgagatacataattagctcctgatacatccgataaaggtaatttttttctttataaagatacataattaacttccgatattttttttttcgattttgagtttattgagatacataattatcttCGATACATcaaataaagatacataattagttgaaattttagtaattatagaaatttgtgtaaatatagtTAAGTTAATGTGTATgtttttatatcataggttatgAAACATATCTGGTCTCATGATAATGTGAATTATAAGTTGTGCTCAAAGCATCAAAGTACGTACACTATATAATGGACCCAACCTTCCAACTCAATTGATTTGATCCATGACATCAAATAATGAACAAtatatttcaactttaaaaaatttatttaatcaaatattcAATGTAccaacaccaaaaaaaaaaaaaaaagaaagacagcATTCTTGGAAGtcaataaaaatttgaattattatttttatttttttatgaaatgagTCATGCAAATTTGTGTATGAATTGTTCATGGCTTCCCATTATGTTTCAAGACCTTAGTGGAATAGCATCAACCAAAAAATGGGAAATCTTTGATATGTTTGGattattttaatcattcattttatCATGTCACCTTCTTAGTTTAGGCTATATAAACTTCTAGTTACTCAATTCTAAAAcacacaagaaaaacaaaaagaaacaatcTAGCCTTAATTAGAGTTCAAATCTTCTAAAATGGGTAGCCAAATGAAGAAGGAATGGCCTCAATTTGCTTTTGCTTTGACATTTTTCTTGATTGCCACATGCACCATAGCATATTCACCCTCTAGTGAATCACCAACTTCAACATACAATAAGGCTTCATCCTTGCCAAAGAATGACTACTACAAAAAGCCATCAATTCCAAAAGATAGCTACAAAAAGGTGCCGTCTGTTCCAAAAGATAACGACTACAAGGCACCCTCGGTGCATGAAAAGGAATATCAGGCGCCATCTTTGCCAAAGAATGACTACTACAAGAAGCCATCAATTCCAGAAGACAGCTACAAGAAGGTGTCCTCTGTTTCAAAAGATAACGACTACAAGGCACCCTCGGTGCCTGAAAAGGAATACCAGGTGCCATCTTTGCCAAA from Capsicum annuum cultivar UCD-10X-F1 unplaced genomic scaffold, UCD10Xv1.1 ctg50681, whole genome shotgun sequence includes these protein-coding regions:
- the LOC124892792 gene encoding protein PELPK1-like, whose protein sequence is MGSQMKKEWPQFAFALTFFLIATCTIAYSPSSESPTSTYNKASSLPKNDYYKKPSIPKDSYKKVPSVPKDNDYKAPSVHEKEYQAPSLPKNDYYKKPSIPEDSYKKVSSVSKDNDYKAPSVPEKEYQVPSLPKNDYYKKPSVPEDSYKKVPSVPKDNDYKAPSVPEKEYQESSLPKNDYYKKPSVPEDSYKKMPFISKDNDYKVPSVP